A genomic segment from Diospyros lotus cultivar Yz01 chromosome 5, ASM1463336v1, whole genome shotgun sequence encodes:
- the LOC127802220 gene encoding protein FAR1-RELATED SEQUENCE 5-like yields MSDIEEGNHIVLAESFEDNEENFVNNEEITKDNECPASEEDSDLVPKVGMKFNEEKDVFEFYKKYAYHVGFSVKRRSSSKGDDGVLIYNSPVVEASGYENLTFVEKDCRNYIDQVRRLRLGEGDATAIQAYFSKMQAFYLGFYFSVDLDEDGKLKNVFWDDNRCRQAFKEFGNVITFDTTYLTNRYNMLFAPFVGVNHHGQSTLLGCGIISNEDTGTFVWLFKTWLECMEDQGPAGIITDQDRAMQNASVHEVVYESQSSEEFEKAWNSMIEKYALHDNDWLSGLYKERGRWVPCFVKTSFWARMLTTQRGEGMNAFFDGFVHSKTSLKQFVEQYERAMRCKVEKEFQADVRWDPQNQTKGNAPIQNIVEDAQVFNQAFSQDAQYQALPPISHSQQLMSAYGAYLSYK; encoded by the exons ATGAGTGACATag aagaaggaaatcaTATTGTGCTTGCAGAATCATTCGAAGATAATGAGGAAAATTTCGttaataatgaagaaattaccaAAGATAATGAGTGTCCTGCATCAGAAGAAGATAGTGATCTTGTCCCTAAGGTTGGAATGAAATTCAATGAGGAGAAAGAcgtttttgaattttacaaaaaatatgcttACCATGTGGGTTTTTCTGTTAAAAGAAGGAGTTCGAGCAAGGGTGATGACGGTGTTCTAAT TTATAACTCACCTGTTGTTGAAGCTAGTGGATATGAGAACCTGACATTTGTGGAAAAGGATTGTAGAAATTACATTGATCAGGTGAGGAGGTTAAGACTTGGGGAAGGAGATGCTACTGCTATTCAAGCTTATTTTTCGAAGATGCAAGCCTTTTATCTGGGTTTTTACTTtagtgtggatttggatgaagaTGGCAAATTGAAGAACGTCTTTTGGGACGATAATAGGTGTAGACAAGCATTTAAGGAATTTGGCAACGTTATCACATTTGACACCACATACTTGACCAATAGGTACAACATGCTGTTTGCTCCATTCGTTGGTGTAAATCACCATGGACAGTCGACATTGCTTGGATGTGGTATTATTTCCAACGAGGACACTGGGACTTTTGTATGGTTGTTTAAGACATGGCTTGAGTGTATGGAGGATCAAGGGCCTGCAGGAATAATCACTGATCAAGATAGGGCCATGCAAAATGCTA GCGTACATGAGGTGGTGTATGAATCACAGAGTTCTGAAGAATTCGAGAAGGCCTGGAATTCAATGATTGAGAAATATGCACTGCATGACAATGATTGGTTGTCTGGACTTTACAAAGAAAGAGGTCGATGGGTCCCATGTTTCGTGAAAACTAGTTTTTGGGCAAGGATGTTAACAACGCAGCGGGGTGAGGGTATGAACGCATTTTTTGATGGATTTGTACACTCAAAAACCTCATTGAagcaatttgttgaacaatatgagcGGGCAATGAGGTGTAAAGTTGAAAAGGAGTTTCAGGCCGACGTAAG GTGGGATcctcaaaatcaaacaaaaggCAATGCCCCAATTCAAAACATTGTCGAAGATGCTCAAGTATTCAATCAAGCTTTTTCACAAGATGCACAATATCAGGCGCTTCCACCAATCTCTCACTCACAACAATTGATG AGTGCCTATGGTGCCTACCTCTCGTACAAGTAA